The Actinopolyspora erythraea genome has a segment encoding these proteins:
- a CDS encoding LacI family DNA-binding transcriptional regulator, which yields MPRGSGKVNLVDVARQAGVSLATASRVLNGSTRSVGAELRERVRQAAAKLDYSPSAPAQAMARGGTDVVGLVVPDISDPYFSTIAASIVRNAEPHGLIITLASTERRFEREAEYVASLRSQQARGIVLVGSRTTNEEQLEALRAELEAYTTAGGRAAAIGQHKLPADTVIVENRSGARALAEELVGLGYRRFAVLAGPADLLAARDRLAGFREGLRRHGVEVAARDVINGEFTRDGGYEAASELLERGREPECVFAVNDVMAVGALSAFRDRGVRLPDELAVAGFDDIASLRDVWPSLTTVRIPLERLGEQALGFLLDEPAERSRTRRFRGEVVVRASTPPLR from the coding sequence ATGCCGCGGGGTTCCGGCAAGGTGAACCTGGTCGACGTCGCGCGCCAGGCCGGGGTGTCGCTGGCCACCGCGTCACGGGTTCTCAACGGCAGTACACGCAGCGTCGGCGCGGAACTGCGGGAACGAGTGCGCCAGGCCGCCGCGAAGCTGGACTACTCACCCAGCGCACCGGCGCAGGCCATGGCCCGGGGCGGCACCGACGTCGTCGGTCTGGTGGTGCCGGACATCTCCGATCCGTACTTTTCCACCATCGCCGCCAGTATCGTCCGCAACGCCGAGCCGCACGGGTTGATCATCACGCTGGCCAGCACGGAACGCCGCTTCGAGCGGGAGGCCGAATACGTCGCGTCGCTGCGCAGCCAGCAGGCACGCGGCATCGTGCTGGTGGGCAGCCGGACCACCAACGAGGAGCAGCTGGAGGCCCTGCGGGCCGAGCTGGAGGCCTACACCACCGCCGGGGGGAGAGCGGCGGCCATCGGGCAGCACAAGCTGCCCGCCGACACCGTGATCGTCGAGAACCGGAGCGGGGCGCGTGCGCTGGCCGAGGAACTGGTGGGCCTCGGCTATCGGCGGTTCGCCGTGCTGGCCGGTCCCGCCGACCTGCTCGCCGCCCGGGATCGGCTGGCCGGTTTCCGGGAGGGGCTGCGCCGCCACGGGGTCGAGGTGGCCGCTCGTGACGTGATCAACGGCGAGTTCACCCGGGACGGTGGCTACGAGGCGGCCTCCGAGCTGCTGGAACGCGGCCGGGAACCCGAGTGCGTGTTCGCGGTCAACGACGTCATGGCGGTGGGGGCGCTGTCGGCGTTTCGCGATCGTGGGGTGCGGCTGCCGGACGAGTTGGCCGTGGCCGGGTTCGACGACATCGCCAGTCTGCGGGACGTGTGGCCCTCGTTGACGACGGTGCGGATCCCGCTGGAACGCCTCGGCGAGCAGGCGCTGGGCTTTCTGCTCGACGAGCCGGCCGAACGCTCCCGCACCCGCCGGTTCCGCGGTGAGGTAGTCGTTCGCGCCAGTACCCCGCCGCTGCGTTGA
- a CDS encoding dihydrodipicolinate synthase family protein, with protein MSRTIQLPHSDGSLHTHHLSEPADRPLPTNPPTSRIAYAAAHVVADPFGENTPGSPAAIDWDSTLAFRGHLWECGLGVAEAMDTAQRGMGLDWEATRELIRRSGEEAARVGGRIAAGVGTDHLSPDVTDLDELVAGYREQLDVAQHAGARVILMASRQLAAAATGPADYRRVYDKLLAEVQQPAILHWLGPAFDPRLEGYWGSSDVDEAAESLLEILHARADRVDGVKVSLLDAEHEVRLRERLPEGVRLYTGDDFNYPRLIKGESGTFSDALLGVFAAIAPAAAAALHALDEGDETGFDEILGPTVPLARQLFAHPTYYYKTGIAFLAWLRGQQPGFSMVGGLQSGRSVVHLAEVFRLADRAGTLPDPELAADRMRCLLATAGVSR; from the coding sequence GTGTCGCGCACTATCCAACTCCCCCACTCGGACGGTTCGCTCCACACACACCACCTGAGCGAGCCAGCCGACCGACCGCTCCCGACGAATCCCCCCACCAGCCGCATCGCCTACGCCGCCGCTCACGTCGTGGCCGACCCGTTCGGGGAGAACACCCCGGGCTCGCCCGCTGCGATCGACTGGGACAGCACCCTGGCCTTCCGTGGGCACCTGTGGGAGTGCGGCCTCGGGGTCGCCGAGGCCATGGACACCGCGCAACGCGGCATGGGCCTCGACTGGGAGGCCACGCGGGAACTGATCCGCCGCAGCGGCGAGGAGGCGGCACGTGTCGGCGGACGCATCGCGGCTGGTGTGGGAACCGACCACCTCTCCCCCGACGTCACCGATCTCGACGAACTGGTCGCCGGCTACCGCGAACAGCTCGATGTCGCCCAGCACGCGGGTGCGCGCGTGATCCTGATGGCCAGCAGGCAACTCGCCGCGGCCGCCACGGGCCCCGCGGACTACCGGCGGGTCTACGACAAGCTGCTGGCGGAGGTACAACAACCGGCGATCCTGCACTGGCTCGGCCCGGCGTTCGACCCCAGGCTGGAGGGCTACTGGGGATCGAGCGACGTCGACGAGGCGGCCGAGTCACTGCTGGAGATCCTGCACGCGCGGGCGGATCGCGTCGACGGCGTGAAAGTGTCACTGCTGGACGCCGAACACGAGGTACGGCTGCGGGAACGGCTTCCCGAAGGGGTCCGGCTCTACACCGGTGACGACTTCAACTACCCGAGGCTCATCAAGGGGGAGTCGGGTACCTTCAGCGACGCGCTGCTCGGCGTGTTCGCCGCCATCGCCCCCGCCGCGGCCGCGGCGCTGCACGCCTTGGACGAGGGCGACGAAACCGGGTTCGACGAGATCCTGGGGCCCACCGTGCCACTGGCGCGACAGCTGTTCGCCCACCCCACCTACTACTACAAGACCGGCATCGCCTTCCTCGCCTGGCTACGTGGTCAGCAACCCGGGTTCAGCATGGTCGGCGGACTGCAGAGCGGACGCAGCGTCGTGCACCTGGCGGAGGTGTTCCGCCTCGCCGACCGGGCCGGGACACTGCCGGATCCGGAGCTGGCCGCCGACCGCATGCGCTGCCTGCTCGCGACCGCGGGGGTGTCCCGATGA
- a CDS encoding sugar phosphate isomerase/epimerase family protein, which produces MTEGGTARLSLNQKTLNRCSLPEVVAECVRTGIPAVGLWREPVREFGLAEAAELVRSNGLRVSSLCRGGFLTADTSEGCAEALRDNRRAIDEAAELGAACLVLVVGGLPNGSRDLAGARERVRDALGELAPYAERHGIRLALEALHPMYCADRAVLSTLEQALDLAEPFSESQVGVVVDTFHVWWDPKLFEQIERAGTRIASFQVCDWLTPLPADVLLGRGMMGDGHIDFPPIREAVRRAGYTGDTEVEIFNEEVWSTPSAEVVDTMIERYLRLT; this is translated from the coding sequence ATGACCGAGGGCGGTACCGCACGACTGTCGCTGAACCAGAAGACCCTGAACCGCTGCTCCCTACCGGAGGTAGTCGCGGAATGCGTTCGCACCGGGATCCCGGCCGTGGGCCTGTGGCGCGAACCGGTGCGGGAGTTCGGTCTCGCCGAGGCGGCCGAACTGGTGCGCTCGAACGGGCTGCGGGTCTCCTCGCTGTGCCGGGGCGGCTTCCTCACCGCCGACACTTCCGAGGGGTGCGCGGAGGCGCTGCGGGACAACCGGCGCGCGATCGACGAGGCCGCCGAACTCGGCGCCGCCTGCCTGGTGCTCGTGGTCGGCGGTCTGCCGAACGGTTCCAGGGACCTGGCGGGGGCGCGAGAACGGGTGAGAGACGCGCTGGGTGAGTTGGCACCCTACGCCGAACGGCACGGGATCCGGCTGGCCCTGGAGGCGTTGCACCCCATGTACTGCGCGGACCGCGCGGTGCTGTCCACCCTCGAACAGGCCCTGGACCTCGCCGAACCGTTCTCGGAGAGCCAGGTCGGCGTGGTGGTCGACACCTTCCACGTGTGGTGGGACCCGAAGCTGTTCGAACAGATCGAACGGGCTGGTACGCGTATCGCCTCGTTCCAGGTGTGCGACTGGCTCACCCCGCTACCCGCCGACGTGCTGCTGGGCAGGGGAATGATGGGCGACGGCCACATCGACTTCCCACCGATCCGCGAGGCCGTCCGCCGGGCGGGATACACCGGTGACACCGAGGTCGAGATCTTCAACGAGGAGGTCTGGTCCACGCCCTCCGCCGAGGTGGTGGATACCATGATCGAACGCTACCTCCGCCTGACGTGA
- a CDS encoding glycerate kinase family protein: MRVLAAPDKFRGSANAAEVASAIAEAARSCGLECLELPLADGGEGTLDAFGGPNRWSEVTGPLGERIRAGWRLDPDGRAVVEMARASGVALVGGAEGNSPERASTSGTGELVATALREGAQRVLVGMGGSATTDGGVGAVEVLAPFAPLDGSDGNPEVLVCCDVDTAFPDAARVFGPQKGVGPERIEHLTDRLHELAAEYRHRFGVDVSRIPGGGAAGGLAGGLAALGARPVSGFDTIAGERGLHALLDTVDLVVTGEGKLDLGSFEGKVVGGVAREAWRRDVEVLAVVGTASAEAAELIPTRDVSAEFGRWRAWHETAECVRRCVIDRLKTVGRA, from the coding sequence ATGCGGGTGTTGGCGGCTCCGGACAAGTTCCGCGGCTCCGCGAACGCGGCCGAGGTGGCGAGCGCCATCGCTGAGGCGGCGCGGTCGTGCGGACTGGAATGCCTCGAACTGCCGCTGGCCGACGGCGGGGAGGGCACGCTCGACGCGTTCGGTGGCCCCAACCGGTGGTCCGAGGTGACCGGCCCGCTGGGAGAGCGGATACGGGCGGGTTGGCGTCTCGACCCCGACGGGCGCGCCGTGGTGGAGATGGCCCGTGCCTCGGGGGTGGCGCTGGTGGGTGGCGCCGAGGGCAACTCCCCCGAGCGGGCGAGCACTTCGGGGACGGGCGAGTTGGTCGCGACCGCGCTGCGGGAGGGAGCGCAGCGGGTGCTGGTCGGCATGGGTGGTTCGGCGACCACCGACGGCGGTGTCGGAGCGGTGGAGGTGTTGGCACCGTTCGCGCCGTTGGACGGGTCGGACGGAAACCCCGAGGTACTGGTCTGTTGCGATGTGGACACCGCGTTCCCGGACGCGGCACGGGTGTTCGGTCCACAGAAGGGTGTCGGCCCGGAACGGATCGAGCACCTGACCGACCGGCTGCACGAGCTCGCAGCCGAGTACCGACATCGGTTCGGAGTGGATGTCTCAAGGATTCCGGGCGGCGGGGCCGCCGGCGGGTTGGCGGGCGGGCTGGCAGCGCTGGGAGCACGGCCGGTGTCCGGTTTCGACACGATCGCCGGGGAACGGGGACTGCACGCGCTCCTGGACACCGTGGACCTGGTGGTCACCGGGGAGGGAAAGCTCGACCTCGGCTCGTTCGAGGGAAAGGTGGTCGGTGGCGTGGCCCGCGAGGCGTGGCGGCGCGACGTGGAGGTCCTGGCGGTGGTGGGAACCGCGAGCGCCGAGGCCGCCGAGCTGATCCCGACGCGGGACGTCTCCGCCGAGTTCGGACGCTGGCGTGCCTGGCACGAGACCGCCGAGTGCGTGCGGCGGTGTGTGATCGACCGGTTGAAAACGGTCGGAAGAGCATGA
- a CDS encoding exo-rhamnogalacturonan lyase family protein, which yields MSASSEFARRGFLAGAGVTAATPLFARGTEADASPRGGGESGEPTELHWLGGAPAAPTTTAWGVPWPRGKVSADTPFALTTADGDPVPVQSWPLAYWPDGTLKWSGHAVAAGAAAGGYRLAPGEPAAPDDAVRVSEHGDEIRLTNGTVEVRLGRRGPHVIRSVRRGERVTAENGRLALLVQDRPDGEHAEPRRTEWSGVVEEAEIEQRGPVRAVVKLSGRYRRDHGRNRGAGGRKMLPWSMRVYLASGDESMSLVHNVYWDADSEHVFVRGMGLRLGVPMTDDAHNRHIRFGTASGGVWGEPVRVLTGLRRDPGEAVRRAQYAGKATPPPAEWSEEVRDGYRELALWNDFALFQGSSEHFAVWKRTSSESSWLRNAGRGHRAAGFGYVGGASGGLGVGMHDFWRRFPRSLDIRGAAGDTATVTLWSYSPHGEAMDLRHYDTEAHGLGLAYEDVQEGLSSPEGIARSTEMRLWALDSTPSRERVVRLSEVVDSPPRLVAAPERYHRAGVFGRWSLPDRTGERKAELEDSLERDVAFYAGQVDQRQWYGFWDHGDVMHTYDGDRHEWRYDVGGYAWDNGELGTDAMLWYAFLRSGDPEAFRLARAMTKHLSEVDTHHTGRFAGLGSRHNVSHWGGGAKEARVSESFTKRFCYYLTADELLGELMRSSLRADRTMVRLPPLRNVLDPQDRVPTRLRIGPDWYALVSNWMTEWERTGDTRWRDRIVTGMRDIAGFPAGLFTGEAGGAVGFDPETAHLTNLGKGDYEGGYNLSMAFCGEQILWEALDLVDVPEFRRTLLEFARYVQAPAEEKIDRFGFDFDPGVFGTIYSRVTAWAGEQLDEPWLRRRGWQRFTSDPNGRPWPEPVRVDGAAVASPVDEIPTNRSHNQSGDFAVCGTNDAAQRGLAIISLLAIAPDEAP from the coding sequence GTGTCAGCGAGTTCCGAGTTCGCGCGTCGTGGTTTTCTGGCCGGGGCCGGGGTGACGGCCGCGACCCCGCTGTTCGCCCGCGGTACCGAGGCGGACGCCTCACCGCGGGGTGGTGGTGAGTCCGGTGAGCCCACCGAGTTGCACTGGCTCGGCGGGGCCCCGGCCGCGCCGACCACCACGGCATGGGGTGTGCCGTGGCCGCGCGGGAAGGTCTCGGCGGACACCCCCTTCGCCCTGACCACAGCGGACGGTGATCCGGTCCCCGTGCAGTCCTGGCCGTTGGCCTACTGGCCGGACGGCACGCTCAAGTGGAGCGGTCACGCCGTGGCCGCGGGCGCCGCCGCGGGTGGTTACCGTCTCGCACCCGGTGAACCCGCCGCGCCCGACGATGCGGTGCGAGTGTCCGAGCACGGCGACGAGATACGGCTGACCAACGGCACGGTCGAGGTCAGGTTGGGCCGCCGGGGTCCACACGTGATCCGGTCGGTTCGACGAGGTGAGCGGGTGACGGCCGAGAACGGCAGGCTGGCGCTGCTCGTGCAGGACCGCCCGGACGGCGAACACGCCGAGCCGCGTCGGACCGAGTGGTCCGGGGTGGTCGAGGAGGCCGAGATCGAACAACGTGGGCCGGTGCGCGCGGTGGTCAAGCTCTCCGGGCGCTATCGACGCGACCACGGCCGCAACCGTGGTGCCGGCGGTCGGAAGATGCTGCCCTGGAGCATGCGGGTGTACCTCGCCTCGGGCGACGAGTCGATGAGTCTGGTGCACAACGTCTACTGGGACGCCGACAGCGAGCACGTCTTCGTGCGCGGGATGGGGCTGCGGCTCGGGGTGCCCATGACCGATGACGCCCACAACCGCCACATCCGGTTCGGCACCGCCTCGGGAGGTGTGTGGGGCGAGCCGGTACGGGTGCTGACCGGGCTGCGGCGCGATCCCGGCGAGGCGGTGCGGCGGGCCCAGTACGCCGGAAAGGCCACCCCACCGCCCGCCGAGTGGTCCGAGGAGGTCCGCGACGGGTACCGGGAGCTGGCGCTGTGGAACGACTTCGCGCTGTTCCAGGGGTCTTCCGAGCACTTCGCGGTGTGGAAGCGAACCTCCTCGGAGTCGAGCTGGCTCAGGAACGCGGGCAGGGGGCACCGGGCCGCCGGGTTCGGCTACGTCGGTGGTGCCTCCGGCGGTCTCGGAGTGGGGATGCACGACTTCTGGCGGCGGTTCCCGCGTTCGCTGGACATCCGTGGCGCCGCGGGGGACACGGCGACCGTGACGCTGTGGTCCTACTCGCCGCACGGCGAGGCCATGGACCTGCGGCACTACGACACCGAGGCGCACGGGCTGGGACTGGCCTACGAGGACGTGCAGGAGGGGCTCAGCTCACCGGAGGGGATCGCACGTTCCACCGAGATGCGGTTGTGGGCGCTGGACTCGACTCCTTCGCGGGAGCGGGTGGTGCGGCTGTCCGAGGTGGTGGACTCGCCACCGAGGCTGGTCGCCGCTCCGGAGCGCTATCACCGTGCCGGGGTGTTCGGCCGGTGGAGCCTGCCCGATCGCACGGGAGAGCGGAAAGCCGAGCTGGAGGACTCCCTCGAACGCGACGTCGCCTTCTACGCGGGACAGGTCGACCAGCGCCAGTGGTACGGCTTCTGGGACCACGGCGACGTCATGCACACCTACGACGGGGATCGGCACGAGTGGCGTTACGACGTGGGCGGTTACGCCTGGGACAACGGTGAACTCGGCACCGACGCGATGCTGTGGTACGCCTTCCTGCGCTCCGGCGATCCGGAGGCCTTCCGGCTGGCACGGGCGATGACCAAGCACCTCAGTGAGGTCGACACGCACCACACCGGCCGCTTCGCCGGGCTGGGCTCGCGGCACAACGTCTCGCACTGGGGCGGCGGTGCCAAGGAGGCGCGGGTCTCCGAGTCGTTCACCAAGCGGTTCTGCTACTACCTCACCGCCGACGAGCTGCTGGGCGAGCTGATGCGCTCCTCGCTGCGGGCGGACCGGACCATGGTGCGGCTCCCACCGCTGCGCAACGTGCTGGATCCCCAGGACCGGGTGCCGACGCGGCTGCGCATCGGCCCCGACTGGTACGCGCTGGTCAGCAACTGGATGACCGAGTGGGAACGCACCGGTGACACCCGTTGGCGGGACCGCATCGTCACCGGGATGCGCGACATCGCCGGCTTCCCGGCCGGTCTGTTCACCGGCGAGGCCGGTGGCGCGGTCGGGTTCGACCCGGAGACGGCGCACCTGACGAACCTCGGCAAGGGGGACTACGAGGGCGGCTACAATCTGTCGATGGCCTTCTGCGGTGAACAGATCCTGTGGGAGGCGCTCGACCTCGTCGACGTGCCCGAGTTCCGGCGGACCCTGCTGGAATTCGCCCGCTACGTGCAGGCCCCGGCGGAGGAGAAGATCGACAGGTTCGGGTTCGACTTCGACCCCGGAGTGTTCGGGACGATCTACTCCCGGGTGACCGCTTGGGCGGGTGAGCAGTTGGACGAGCCGTGGCTGCGTCGCCGCGGTTGGCAGCGTTTCACCTCCGATCCCAACGGGCGGCCCTGGCCGGAACCGGTTCGGGTGGACGGTGCGGCGGTGGCCTCGCCGGTGGACGAGATCCCCACGAACCGCTCGCACAACCAGTCCGGCGACTTCGCCGTCTGTGGCACCAACGACGCCGCCCAACGTGGCCTGGCGATCATCTCGTTGCTGGCCATCGCCCCGGACGAGGCGCCCTGA
- a CDS encoding L-rhamnose mutarotase — protein MRVCFVLRVKPERMDEYRQRHRDVWPSMRRALSEAGWHNYSLFLRQDGLLVGYLECEDFEAAKEAMARTEVNRLWQAEMAEFFADTDGADPDQAMVGLEEVFHLD, from the coding sequence GTGCGAGTTTGCTTCGTGCTGCGTGTGAAACCGGAGCGAATGGACGAGTACAGGCAGCGTCATCGTGACGTGTGGCCGAGCATGCGCCGCGCGCTGTCCGAGGCCGGATGGCACAACTACTCGTTGTTCCTGCGCCAGGACGGGCTGCTGGTGGGTTATCTGGAGTGCGAGGACTTCGAGGCCGCGAAGGAGGCCATGGCACGCACCGAGGTCAACCGGTTGTGGCAGGCCGAGATGGCCGAGTTCTTCGCCGACACCGACGGTGCCGATCCGGACCAGGCGATGGTCGGCCTGGAGGAGGTATTCCACCTCGACTGA
- a CDS encoding MFS transporter — translation MTSAGSGVVDPSEDATRRQFWKWSFVAAMAGYIDAGSIVAGSVGLGLWVRTFGLSDSTVGLLGAFSSNAISAGVGALIGGYVCDKYGRKKIYAYDLLLYMFGTLWIIFAVNTPMLFVGYVIVGLTVGADIPASWSLITEFSPADSRGKFGALAQVLWSLGPVVTLLLGLALQPLGMLGIRLLFAHLFLVALVTWWMRHGIGESALWKREVATGAGASGSSRGVRWTDGVRPLLSRRALPTMLFLIGMYGIWNLFAGTNGFYYPYLLQVFGSQSEAASVGLQSLYFLLVALFTGLVFMPLNDRINRRLLFALSSLIQMIGVLFLALLPLNFTTALGYILAIGIGGGFGAQHFFQLWSGELFPTRLRSTAQGLMFAVVRIALGIWSFFVPLVTATGFRNLAFILAGFLFVSGVIGTVFGPRTEGRTLEEIETSGGWQRPPSGELAAGAAATDQ, via the coding sequence ATGACGTCAGCGGGTTCCGGGGTGGTCGATCCCAGTGAGGACGCCACGCGCCGGCAGTTCTGGAAGTGGTCGTTCGTCGCGGCCATGGCGGGCTACATCGACGCCGGATCCATCGTGGCCGGATCGGTGGGACTCGGGCTGTGGGTGCGGACGTTCGGCCTCTCCGACAGCACGGTGGGACTGCTGGGCGCGTTCAGCTCCAACGCGATCTCGGCGGGGGTGGGAGCGCTGATCGGCGGCTACGTCTGCGACAAGTACGGCCGCAAGAAGATCTACGCCTACGACCTGCTGCTCTACATGTTCGGCACGCTGTGGATCATCTTCGCGGTCAACACTCCGATGCTGTTCGTCGGTTACGTCATCGTGGGGCTGACCGTCGGTGCCGACATCCCCGCGTCGTGGAGCCTGATCACCGAGTTCTCCCCGGCGGACAGTCGCGGCAAGTTCGGCGCGTTGGCCCAGGTGCTGTGGTCGCTGGGGCCGGTGGTGACCCTGTTGCTGGGACTGGCGCTGCAACCACTGGGCATGCTGGGGATAAGGCTGCTGTTCGCGCACCTGTTCCTGGTCGCCCTGGTGACCTGGTGGATGCGCCACGGTATTGGGGAGTCGGCCCTGTGGAAACGCGAGGTCGCCACCGGAGCGGGTGCGTCCGGTTCCTCCCGAGGGGTCCGGTGGACCGACGGTGTCCGCCCCCTGCTGTCCCGGCGGGCACTGCCCACCATGCTGTTCCTGATCGGGATGTACGGTATCTGGAACCTCTTCGCCGGTACCAACGGGTTCTACTACCCCTACCTGCTGCAGGTGTTCGGCAGTCAGAGCGAAGCGGCCAGCGTCGGCCTGCAGTCGCTGTACTTCCTGCTGGTGGCGCTGTTCACCGGTCTGGTCTTCATGCCGCTCAACGACCGGATCAACCGCAGACTGCTGTTCGCGCTGTCCTCGCTGATCCAGATGATCGGTGTGCTGTTCCTGGCGCTGCTGCCGCTGAACTTCACGACCGCCCTCGGCTACATCCTCGCCATCGGCATCGGTGGGGGGTTCGGAGCCCAGCACTTCTTCCAGCTGTGGTCCGGGGAGTTGTTCCCCACGAGGCTGCGCAGTACCGCGCAGGGCCTGATGTTCGCGGTGGTGCGCATAGCCCTGGGGATCTGGAGCTTCTTCGTGCCGCTGGTGACCGCCACCGGCTTCCGGAACCTGGCGTTCATCCTGGCCGGTTTCCTGTTCGTCAGCGGGGTGATCGGCACGGTGTTCGGCCCTCGGACGGAGGGAAGGACGCTGGAGGAGATCGAAACCAGCGGTGGTTGGCAGCGGCCCCCGAGCGGGGAGCTCGCCGCCGGTGCCGCTGCCACCGACCAGTGA
- a CDS encoding LacI family DNA-binding transcriptional regulator, producing MVPAAGSNRRTGEVSIKDVAHRAGVSIGTVSNALNRPDRVSADTRSRVRAVIDELGYVRSESARQLRSGDSRMVALLVLDIGNPFFVALSRGAERAAREHGLGVMMCHSAQDPDAESLYLSMFAEQRVRGVLVTPADTTGSNLLAFRRHGIPYVFVDRVVDSDDACSVSVDDVAGGELAMRHLVEAGHERVAYISGPSHLAQCTDRLVGARHAVAAAGLPPDGLTVLETTRLDVASGRDAGARLLGLRPRPTAVFCANDLLALGLLQAMFDAGVRVPEDLALVGYDDIEFAEAAAVPLTSVRQPAERMGATAAELLLRETEGGREHEHESVIYPPELIVRRSTLPRRE from the coding sequence GTGGTGCCAGCCGCGGGCAGCAACCGCAGAACCGGAGAGGTCAGCATCAAGGACGTCGCCCATCGGGCGGGGGTCTCGATCGGGACCGTCTCCAACGCGCTCAACCGGCCGGACCGCGTCTCGGCCGACACCCGGTCACGGGTCCGCGCGGTCATCGACGAGCTCGGCTACGTGCGGAGCGAGTCGGCGCGCCAGCTGCGGTCGGGGGACAGCCGCATGGTGGCGCTGCTGGTGCTCGACATCGGCAACCCGTTCTTCGTCGCGCTCTCCCGGGGTGCCGAGCGGGCGGCGCGCGAGCACGGGCTGGGGGTCATGATGTGCCACAGCGCGCAGGACCCGGACGCGGAGTCGCTCTACCTGTCCATGTTCGCCGAGCAGCGGGTGCGCGGGGTGCTCGTGACCCCGGCGGACACCACCGGGTCGAACCTGCTCGCCTTCCGCCGCCACGGTATTCCGTACGTGTTCGTCGACCGGGTGGTCGACAGCGACGACGCCTGTTCGGTCTCGGTCGACGACGTCGCGGGGGGTGAGCTGGCGATGCGCCACCTCGTCGAGGCCGGTCACGAGCGTGTGGCCTACATCAGCGGTCCGTCCCACCTGGCGCAGTGCACCGATCGGCTCGTGGGGGCCCGGCACGCCGTGGCGGCGGCCGGACTGCCGCCGGACGGTCTGACGGTGCTGGAGACCACCAGGCTCGACGTCGCCTCCGGGCGGGACGCCGGAGCCCGGCTGCTCGGGTTGCGCCCGCGTCCCACCGCGGTCTTCTGCGCCAACGACCTGTTGGCCCTGGGGTTGTTGCAGGCCATGTTCGACGCCGGGGTCCGCGTCCCCGAGGATCTCGCGCTGGTCGGCTACGACGACATCGAGTTCGCCGAGGCGGCCGCCGTTCCCCTGACCTCGGTGCGCCAGCCCGCCGAGCGGATGGGGGCCACCGCGGCCGAGCTGCTGCTGCGCGAGACCGAGGGCGGCCGCGAGCACGAGCACGAGAGCGTGATCTACCCTCCCGAACTCATCGTCCGGCGCTCCACCCTGCCCCGGCGGGAGTGA
- the rhaI gene encoding L-rhamnose isomerase, whose protein sequence is MPDENAVKAALKDQRIETPSWAYGNSGTRFKVFPQPGVPRSPHEKLEDAAQVHAYTGVAPSVALHIPWDRVDDYAALADYATELGLRVGAINPNVFQDDDYMLGSVCNPDPAVREKAVAQILDCVDIMDRTDSEILSLWFADGTNYPGQDSLTARQERLSEALDTIYRRLGEHQRMLLEYKFFEPAFYATDVPDWGTSFAHCADLGPRAQVLVDTGHHAPGTNIEFIVATLLRRSKLGGFHFNSRFYADDDLMVGAADPFQLFRIMHEIVRAGALEHGAGIAFMLDQCHNIEPKIPAMIRSVLNVQEATAKALLVDDEALTAAQRAGDVLGANEVLMDAYNSDVRPLLREARREMGVEPDPIAAYRASGHQEKLAAERQGGQQAGWGA, encoded by the coding sequence ATGCCGGACGAGAACGCCGTCAAGGCGGCCCTGAAGGACCAACGGATCGAGACCCCTTCCTGGGCGTACGGCAACTCCGGAACCCGGTTCAAGGTCTTCCCCCAGCCGGGGGTCCCCCGAAGTCCGCACGAGAAGCTCGAGGACGCCGCCCAGGTGCACGCCTACACCGGCGTGGCGCCGAGCGTGGCGCTGCACATTCCCTGGGACCGGGTGGACGACTACGCCGCGCTGGCCGATTACGCCACCGAACTCGGGCTGCGCGTCGGAGCGATCAACCCGAACGTCTTCCAGGACGACGACTACATGCTCGGCAGCGTGTGCAACCCCGATCCCGCCGTCCGCGAGAAGGCCGTCGCGCAGATCCTGGACTGCGTCGACATCATGGACCGCACGGACTCGGAGATCCTGAGCCTGTGGTTCGCCGACGGCACCAACTACCCCGGACAGGACTCGCTGACCGCCCGCCAGGAGCGGCTCTCCGAGGCGCTGGACACGATCTACCGGCGGCTGGGCGAGCACCAGCGGATGCTGCTGGAGTACAAGTTCTTCGAACCCGCCTTCTACGCCACCGACGTGCCCGACTGGGGAACCTCCTTCGCGCACTGCGCGGACCTGGGCCCGCGCGCACAGGTGCTGGTGGACACCGGGCACCACGCACCGGGAACCAACATCGAGTTCATCGTGGCCACACTGCTGCGGCGGTCCAAACTGGGCGGTTTCCACTTCAACAGCAGGTTCTACGCCGACGACGACCTCATGGTCGGAGCCGCCGATCCCTTCCAGCTCTTCCGCATCATGCACGAGATCGTCCGGGCGGGCGCGCTCGAACACGGCGCGGGCATCGCGTTCATGCTCGACCAGTGCCACAACATCGAGCCGAAGATTCCCGCCATGATCCGTTCCGTGCTCAACGTGCAGGAGGCCACCGCCAAGGCCCTGCTCGTCGACGACGAGGCGCTGACGGCGGCGCAACGAGCCGGTGACGTGCTGGGCGCCAACGAGGTGCTGATGGACGCCTACAACAGCGACGTACGACCGCTGCTGCGGGAGGCCCGCCGGGAGATGGGCGTCGAACCCGACCCGATCGCCGCCTACCGCGCCTCCGGCCACCAGGAGAAGCTGGCCGCCGAACGGCAGGGCGGTCAACAGGCGGGCTGGGGCGCGTGA